The Chitinophaga niabensis genome segment CCACCAGCCGCGTGTCTACAGGTATCCATTCCTTTGCGGGTAATGTGCTGTCGTTTGTATAACGTATATCCAGGTTTTCTGCATACAAGCTGATCGTAATGGGCTTTTCAGGTAATACTATTCCTCCGTGAATACCGAAAAGCTGCATATTCTTTGTATAGCCTCCATACGTGAATTTAAGTGCATCGTAATTTGTTTTAAAGGTAACCGAGTTATGGGTTTCACCCTCATAGCCGCTTACTTTCCAGGCAAGCCCTGCCGGCTTGGTTGCCCGTAAAACGCTATCCATTGCAGCAATGCCCATGCTTTCCGCCGCTTTCCCGGCCCTTCCGCCGATAAAGAGCATTCTGGCATTCAGTTTTGCCTGCGGCAGTTTCTCACCGGCCAGCTTCACAAGGTACCGGTTATCCCACCAAAAGGCAGGATCTGAGCAGAGATAAGCTTTAAATACATCGGGATCGGTCAGTAAAGCGTACATCACAAATGTTCCTCCGAAGGAAGCGCCGAAGAGAATAGACTCCCCGCCGGGATGGTAAGTTTTATTGATGTAAGGAATTAGTTCTGTTTTGAAGAAGGAGAGGAAATTGGCTGCACCACCTGAGAAAGGAGTATTTTTTACCTGGGTGGGCAGAAAGTCCCTGTCCCGCATATTGATATCATCTTTATAGGTATTCGGTACACCTACAATGATAGCTGGCGGAGCAAACCCTACCGCCTGCAGGTAACGCCTGATATTGTAGAAGGTTAAGGTGTTCCATTCGCCATCTATTACATACAGTACATCATAAACCTGTGAAGGGTTGTAATTGGAAGGGAGGATCACCTGGAGTGAACGTTGCTCCTGCAGGATAGCGGAGTAGATACTATCCTTTTTTTGAGGGAGGTCCTGCGCGGAGGAGGCCTGTATGAGCAGGGTGGCTATCAGCAATAATAGGTATGCTTTCATTATTACATAATACTGAATTTATAGCATACGGGGAAGCCTTATTTGCTGTAACGCTGGCGTAACTGCCGGAAGAGTTCTTCCATCTGCGCATTCTTTTTGAAAGCAGCGGGGTGTTCTGCTATACCCTTACGAACGTAATTCACCCTGTTATCGGTGAGTGGGTGGGTTCTGACGAATTCGGGGATGTTCGTTTGCTGGTCCAGCTGCTGCAAAACCTGCATCAATTGCAGCATACCCAGCTGATTGATATGGTTGCGGCGTAAAGTTTCCATGCCCATGAGATCCGCCTCCTGTTCATATTGACGGGAGTAGGTGAGGCTATAGAGCGAACTGGCATTGGCATAAAGTGTATTGGTAGCGCCGCCGGCACTGCCCAATGCGATACTTACCAGCATGGTGGTACTCATGTCCCTGCATAATTTCTTAACGGAATGCCGGTGGGTGACGTGTGCTACTTCATGAGATAAGAGGGCTGCCAGTTGATCCGAAGTGTGTAATTTTTCCAACAAACCGGTATAGACCACTATACGGCCTCCGGGTAGTGCGTACGCATTTTCAATATCACTTTTTACAATACTGAAGCTGAGTGTATCCTGCGTATCCCATTGTATCTGGTGGGCAAAATTGCGGAGGATTTGACTGCCTGCGGGGTCGCTTGTTTCATGAATGCTTTGTGCTGCGAGGTCTCCAAGCTCTTTGTCAAAGGAGAGCGGCAATCTGTCTACCACCCGGTTGACACACCAGGGCAGAACATAAAAATGGCCGGACAGTAATATGCCGGCTATTACCAATAATACGATCAGCGTGGCTTTCAAGCCACCACGAAGCGCCAGCTGATGTAAGCCGGCGCTTCGTGTGTACTTGTATTTTTGCAGGAATGTTTTTACAAAAACGGGATCGTTCACTTCCAGTGTACCTTCTGCTGTAATGCGGATGAAGTTACGGTCCACCACTTCTACAGTGATCTCCGTAAACAGCCAATGCAGCTTTTTTCCTCCGGGAAGCTCCAGTTGTAAGCTTTCCACGAATAGCTGGATATTGGCCGGGATGGCTTGTGCTGTCTGGTGATCGTAATACTTTCCTGGGAACATATTTGTTTAGATCACACCAAGGTCTAATATATCTGCCAGGTCTTCGCCCATAGCGTTCCTGTATTCTTCTTCTGTTTGCTGAAGATCAGCCAGGCTGATATCTCCATCGATCTCTACATTGGCCAGCAGGAATTTAATGGTACGCACCTGGATCCATGCAAAACCAAAGCCGAGGGTAAAGATGAAGATCAGCATATTAACGATCAGCAATCCCGCGAAACCACCACCTGTAGCTTTCGACTGGAAGTTATAGGACTTGTTGCCATGCAGCAGGCGCATGTGATCAATGCTGTAACGGAATATATCAGCCTGCCACCAGAAGATATAAATACCCAGTGTGAAAAGGGTGAGGAAATAGCCTTTGATGTTCATTTTAAAATATTCCCAGCCATCTCCTTCATAATAGAATTCGCCACTGCCGAAACGGAGATGGCTCATCACGTAGTTACGAATGTTCATAGCCGCCCATGATCCATAAATACCCAATGTTACAAGGGTAAGCAGCATTTCTTTGATGAATAGCTTAATGAATTCATTCCTGTCGCCACGATATCCAAAACGGATACTTCTCCAGGCAGTCCTTGACCAATGGTAACGGGTAGAACCATGAATGGCATAAGGAACAAGGAGTAACAGGGAAACCAGGTAAACGAGGACGGAAAGGAAAGGTAATCCCATAGCATTGAAAATATATACTATGGTAATTAATGCGGCAAAGATGCCCACCGCTTTAATGAATCCCTTAAAGATCTCAGCACCTGTTCCATTCCAGGAAAACCGGGAGCCTTCCATTTCAGTAGAGGAATACAGGAATTGCAGTTCCTTTGCCTTTGCCCAGGGATAATAAAATCCAAGGGTCACGACCATAAGGAGCATATTAACGATCAGAATGCCGAAATAAGTTTCACCGCTTCCATGAAATGATAGGGAAGGAGTGTTTAAAACATCGCCCTGACGGCTGTTCGGTTGTTGCATAGGTAGAGGGTTTTTGTAGGTAATCGGTTATTAAATAGGGTCAAATATATTACAAATTTTACATCTAAAAGCAGCCTTTTATAAGTGGCTAACTATCAACGTTTCCTGTTGCTGCTCACAAGCAATACTACCCCTACAATGGCTACAAGGCCTCCTGCATAGGTGGGCCAGCCTATCCATTTGTTCTCTGTTTTATTTACTTCCAGGGGGCCTACGTCCAATACCTTCTTTTCTGTCTGAACAGAAAAACCGCGGATGATGACCATGGCAATACCGGCAATGATGAGTATAATGGCAAATGCTTTCATATGAGTTGAGTTTGAACAAATAGCAGCAAGCCTCATGCCATCACAGTTTGGGGAAAAGGTGCTTTTAACATTTCTTTAAGCCCAAAAGAAAAATCGTCCATCATTTCCAGCTTTCTATCCAACTACTGTAAGAATAACCTACCTTACTTTTATGTCATAAAAAAAACAAGTTATGACACACTGGAAGATCGATGAATCACACAGCGAAATAGGATTCAAAGTAAAACACCTGATGATCACTAACGTGAGCGGCTATTTTACCCAATTCTCCGGGAGCATTCAAACAGCCAGCGATGATTTTCACGACGCCACCATTACTTTTGAAGCCGCAACAGACAGTATTAATACCCAGAACAAACAAAGGGACGAACACCTCAGGAATGGCGATTTCTTTGATACGGAAAAATTCCCCAAGATCAATTTTGTATCCACGAAGGTGAAGAAGATAACAGACGAACAGTATAAACTCTTAGGTGAACTGACCATTAAAGGGCAAACACATCCCATTGAACTGGAGGTAACGCGTAACGGTTATACGGTAGACCCATGGGGACAGGAAAAGGCAGGATTTGCATTAAAAGGAAGGCTGCACCGCACAGATTACGGTTTACGCTGGAATGCTACCACAGAAGCTGGTGGTATTGTGTTGAGTGATGAAGTGAAACTGAATATGGAAATACAATTAGTGAAGTCTAATAATTAATATGGAAATAGGAATAGATAGTTTCGCCGCCAGGTTCAGTGAAAAGGCAGGCAATGCCCTGAACGATCAGGATGCCATGAACCAATTGCTGGAAAGGATTGAATTTGCAGACCGTTCCAACCTGGACATCTTTGGGATCGGGGAACACCACCGAAAGGGTTTCCTTGATTCTGCACCTTCCATGATCCTTGCAGCAGCAGCTGCCCGCACCAAACGTATCCGGTTAACGAGTGCAGTAACCGTACTCAGTGCCATAGATCCCGTAAGGGCCTTTCAGAACTATGCCACTTTGGACCTTATTTCCAATGGCCGTGCTGAAATGGTAGTAGGCAGAGGCTCTTTCACGGATGCATTCCCTTTGTTCGGTTACAGTTTGCAGGATTATGATGCGCTGTTTACGGAAAAGCTGGACCTCCTGCTGAAGATCCGGGATAATGAATTCGTGACCTGGTCCGGTAAATTCAGACCTGCTTTACGGAACCAGCCTGTTTACCCAAGACCGGCGCAGGAAAAATTGCCTGTCTGGCTGGGAGTAGGTGGTACGCCTCAGTCGTTTGTACGTGCAGGTACTTTGGGTTTGCCATTGATGGTAGCCATCATTGGAGGAGAAACACATCGTTTCCGCCCATTGATAGACCTTTACAGGGAGGCTGGGAAAAAAGCAGGGCATTCGCCGGAGGACTTGAAAGTAGGTTTGCATTCCCTGGGCTATGTGGCCAATACAACGGAAGAAGCATTTGAGGATTTCTACCCGGGCTATGCAGCCAGCATGACGGAGGTTGGAAAGGAGAGAGGCTGGCCGCCTATGACAAGGGAGCGCTTTTACAGCCAGGCAGGCCCAACGGGTGCATTGCTGGTAGGTAGTGTGGAAGAGGTAGCGGAAAAGGTGCTAAGGCATGCGGAAGCGTTAGGCGGTATATCCAGGCTTACTTTCCAGATGGATAGTGCGGAATTGTCTCATGAGAAATTGATGGAGTCCATTGGGTTGATTGGAACGAAATTGAAACCATTGGTTGTATAAACTAAAAAAGCGCCACTCTTTACAGTGGCGCTTTTTTTATTCAGATACTCAAAAACGCCTTCTTATACTCTGCGGGTTTCCGGAGCATGAATTCCTTAAACTGCTTATTGAAGTTGGAAAGGGTGTTAAAACCACATTCATAACAGATATGCGCTATGGGGGCATCTGTTTCTGTTAATAGTTTGCAGGCATGTTTGATGCGTATTTCGGAAACAAAGCGGGAGAAAGGTTTATTGTTCTTGGTGGTGAAATACCGGCTGAAGGAAGTAGGCGTCATGTGCAGGAGTTCTGATAATTCTTCCAGCAATATCTTACGGCGGAAATTCTTCAATACATAGTCATATACAATGTTCATCCGGTCTGCTTCCCCGGGGTTGTTCTCTAATTCATAGGCCCTGGACGAGATATAGTCGTATTCTTTTGTGCCAGCCATGATGGCGAGGATCTGAAGGAGCTGTATCACACTCTGCAGGCCCTTCATGCCGGTGAGTTCCTGCATCATAGAGATGATCTGTTCCCTTGGGCCACCAAAGAATTCCAGTCCACGCCCGGCACGGTCAAACAATTTTTTGAGGGCTATCATTTCTTCTTTGTCCATCATATGATCGCCCAGGAAATGTTCATTGAAGTAGATCACAATACCGTCTGTTTTCAGGGAGGCATTTTTTCCGAAATAGGCTTCATCGCTGCGCCATAAATGAGGAAGGTGGGGGCCGGTGAAAATGAGTTCCCCCGGTTTGAATGCTTTGATACTGTCTCCGATAAAACGGGTGCCGGTGCCTTCCAGCACTACAAAAAGCTGGTATTCGGAATGAGCATGCCAGATAGGATCGAAGTGGTTTTCCTGGAGGCGGCGAACCACAAAGATCTGGGAGAGTGGTATCTCTGATTTATGAAAAACATGCTTCAAAATAGTGTGGATTGTCTGGTTTTTATGTAAAATACCTAAAAACGGTGATATAATACAGTCATTTTTGGATATAATCTAAGAAGGAAATGGGTGAATTCCTGTCTACCTTGGTGGTAACAAATTCAACTTACTGCCATGTTATGGAAGGTTAACTTCACCGCAAGCGTGTGCCTCATCATTGCACCATTATTATTTATCAGCGCCGGAAAGCAACATTCTTCGGATGTGCCCCGCCGCCTGGAGATATTATTCCTGGGTCATAAGAGCAAACATCACGACAGTGAAAAACTGGCGGAGATCTTTACGAAGGAATATTTTAAGGATGGTATTAATATATCCTATACCACCGATCCCAACGATCTCAATGAGGCCAACCTGAAATGGTACGATGGGCTGATCGTATATGCCAATCACGATTCCATTACCAAACCGCAGGAAACCGCGCTGCTGAACTTTGTGCGTAGCGGCAAGGGCTTTATTCCTTTGCACAGCGCATCCTATTGCTTCCGCAACTCTCCGGAGGTAGTGGAAATGATAGGCGGGCAGTTCAAAAGTCATCAGTACGATTCCTTTCCTGCAGTGATCCTGAAGCCGGAACACCCGGTGATGAAGGGCATCACAGCTTTTGTAACGAAAGATGAAACGTATGTGCACGACAAGATCAGTAAAAACATAGAAGTACTTACTGAACGGGTGGAAGGAACACACCATGAACCGTATACCTGGGTAAGGCCATATGGTAAAGGCCGTGTATTTTATACTGCTTACGGGCATGATGATAATACCTTTAATAACCCCGGTTTCCTGGCATTGGTGAAGAATGGTATCCTCTGGGCAGTGGGAGATGAAGCGAGGGCTAACTTATCATCCTATAAAATAGCACAACCTGTTTATGTGGATGGCCCTGTACCTAATTATGAAAAGCGGGACCCTGCGCCCAAAGTGCAATTGCCACTGACGCCGGAAGAATCCATGTCGCTCATACAGGTGCCCGTTGGTTTTGGATTACAGTTGTTTGCGGCAGAGCCGGATATTGTAAATCCTATTTACATGAACTGGGATGAAAAGGGGCGTTTATGGGTGATCGAAACCGTGGATTATCCCAATGAAATAAAAAATGATGATGAAGGAGATGACCGCATTAAGATCTGTGAGGATACAGACGGAGATGGTAAAGCAGATAAGTTCACCATCTTTGCTGATAAGCTGAACATTCCTACCAGCTTCACTTTTGTGAATGGCGGTATTATTGTGAGCCAGGCGCCTTCCTTCCTCTTTTTAAAAGATACGAACGGCGATGATAAAGCAGATATCAGGCAGCCGATGGTGCATGGATGGGGTAAGAGCGATACCCATGCGCAAGCCTCTAACCTTCGTTATGGTGTTGATAATAAGATCTGGGGTGTTGTAGGATACTCAGGTTTCAAAGGAAAAAGTGGCAAGGACTCTTTGCGTTTCAGCCAGGGTGTATATCGTTTTGACCCGGATGGGAAAGGGCTGGAATACATTTCTTCTACCAGCAACAATACCTGGGGGCTGGGTTTCTCAGAAGAGTTCGATGTGTTCATTTCCACTGCGAATAATACCCACAGCGGTTTCATGGGCATCCCCAACCGGTATTTTGAAAAAGCGAAGCTACGGTCCGGCGGTGTGGAAAAGATCGATGCACACTATGCCATGCACGTTGCCACAAAAAATCTGCGGCAGGTGGATGTGTTTGGAGGTTTCACAGCAGCTGCGGGGCATAGCTTATATACAGCCAGAACTTTCCCGCAGGAATACTGGAACAGGATCGCTTTTGTAACAGAGCCTACAGGCCGTTTGATCCACAAACATGTTTTAAAACAAGTGGGGGCAGGTTTTAAAGAAGATGGAGATGATTGGAATATGCTGGTGAGCGCAGATGAATGGGCCGGGCCTATACAGGCTGAAGTTGGCCCGGATGGCGCTTTATGGGTAACGGACTGGTATGATTTTATTATCCAGCATAACCCAACACCTGCTCCTGACTGGGGAGGTTATAAGGCGGAGAACGGAAAAGGAAATGCCTACATCAATCCCCTGCGGGACCATGAGCGTGGACGTATCTATCGCATTTATAACAAGAACAATGATCAGAAGAATACTACCCAACTCAGCAAGAGCGATACAGAAGGATTGATCAAAGCGCTTTCCAGCGATAACATGTTCTGGCGCCTTACCGCACAGCGTTTACTAATTGAGGATAAAAACAAAACTGTATTGCCTGCTTTGTATAAGATTATACAGGATAAGGAACTGGATGGTGCAGGGATCAATGCACCGGCCATACATGCACTCTGGACATTGAAAGGTTTGCAGGCATTGGATGGAACAAATCCCCAGGCCTTAGCCGTTGCAGCAGGAGCATTAAATCATCCTTCCGCCGGTGTACGCAGAGCGGCTATCCAGGTATTGCCTGCCAGCCCTGCCACTTTCCTTGCCATTCAGAAAGCTAAACTGTTTGAGGATAAAGACCTGAGGGTACGCCTCGCAGCAGTACTGGCTACTACAGAAATGAAACCTTCCGCGGCGATCGGAAATGTGCTGGTGAATATGGCAGAGCAGGAAGAGAATACAGATGATACCTGGTTAAAACAGGCACTCACTATTTCCGGTAAACTCAACCAGGAAACATTCAGGGCCGCATTCCGCAAAAGAGGATTGAATGAAAACCCTGCATTGATACAGGCATCTGTAGCACAGCGGCTTGCTTTTGGTGAGCGGTTAAGCAGTTTGTCTTTGAGAAGGGCCAGGCCGGGCAATGATGCACCAGCTCCTGAAGTAGCGGACAAAGAACTCCTGCTTTCAGGCAATATAGAAACAAGGCAGGGTGCTGCACTGAATGGCGTGGTAGCGGCTCAGGGTAACAAGGCAAATGGTTATGGCCTGTATGTGCTGAATAACAAAATGCATTTTGTAGTGAACCAGGATGGTAAAGCATTCGAAGCCGTAAGTACCGGAGATCTGCCTTCCAACCTTTCCTTTAAAGCCGGTCTGCAAAAGAACGGCACCATGCAGCTGATCATTAATGATAAAGAAGCAGCAACTGCTAAGGCTACAGGTTTGTTTAAAAAAGAACTGAGCCTGCCATTGCGAGTAGGGTATGATAATAGCAAGGGAGATGACAGGGTAGCAGGTTATCCGGATAGCCTTTTCTTCCTCAATGCGAACTTAGTGAACGCAAGGCTGGAAACACTGGCTGGCCTAACGTCTGCAACTGCCACAACAGATAAGGATGTTAAAATAGACCGTACCATTGTGGTGAAGGTGATCAAGGATGTGATGAAATATGATCAGCAACTGATCACCGTGAAAGCGGGCATCACCATTCAGTTCGTATTCCAGAACACAGACTTTATGCAGCACAACTTCCTGCTGGTGAAACCCAATACCAAAGAGAAAGTAGGCGCGGCAGCAGATAAACTGGCACAGGACCCTAATGGTGTGAAAATGCAGTATGTGCCTAAAATACCTGAGGTTTTACTGTCTACACCACTCGTGAACCCAGGCGGTAAGTTCACCGCTACATTTAAAATACCAGCTACTCCCGGGGATTATCCTTACATCTGTACCTTCCCGGGCCACTGGCGTATTATGAATGGAATCTTAAGAGTTACAAAGTAAAAATTATATGGCCTTACCCGTTAGATTTGGTGTGAGTACCTGGCTGTGGACGTCTCCCTTTTCCACAGCCAGCATCCACGAATTGTTCCCGAAGATCGCCAGCATGGGATTTGATGTAGTGGAGATAGCAGTGGAAGACCCTGCACTGATTGATGTAAAAGCAGTACAGGAAGCACTCGTGAAATACAACCTGAAAGCAAATATCTGCGGCGCTTTCGGGCCTTCACGCGATCTTACACATGAAGATCCCGCAGTGCATCAGAACTGTTTTACCTATATCGCCGCCTGCCTGGATATTTGTGTTGCCTTAGGTACTGATTTCTTTGGCGGCCCTATGTATTCAGCTGTAGGGAAAGCAAGGATGATACCTCCTGAACAACGTAAAAAGGAATGGGACCTTGCGGTGCAAAATCTGCGCATTGTTTGCGATATGGCCGCAGCCCGGGGGCTCAGCATTGCTTTAGAACCACTCAACCGCTTTGAATCAGACCTGGTAAATACTACGGAAGATGTATTACGCCTGGTGAAAGACATCCAACATCCTGCCGCAGGTATTATGCTGGATGGCTTTCATATGAGCATTGAAGAAAGGGATGTGGAACAGGCGATCCTTGCAGCAGGAGATAAGCTCATCCACCTGCAGGTATCGGAGAACTACAGGGGAACGCCGGGAACAGGGCAAACCCCCTGGTTGGCTTATCGCAAAGGCCTGGAAGCAATTAATTATACAGGCACGGTAACCATAGAAAGTTTCACCCCAGCCAACCAGGAACTGGCAGGTGCAGTGTGTTTCTGGCATCCCATGGCAGAAAGCCAGGACGGCTTTGCTACAGAAGGCCTTCGTTTTTTGAAAGACTGGGCTAAATAAACTTAAAAACTAATTCTTATGATCAATATTGCTATTGTAGGTTTGGGTTTCGGCGCGGAGTTCATTCCGATCTATCAACGTCATCCTGATGTGCATATGTACGCTATCTGCCAGCGTAATGAAGAAAAGTTAAATGAGACAGGAGATGCCTGGGGCGTGGAAAAAAGATATACTGATTATGATAAACTGCTGAAAGATCCTGCTGTTCATGCTGTACATATCAATACCCCTATCCCGGACCATGCCATACAATCCATTAAAGCCTTAAAGGCCGGAAAACATGTGGCTTGTACAGTACCCATGGCCACTACGGTAGATGAATGCCGCCAGATAGTGGAATTGGTGAAGGAAACGGGCCTTACCTATATGATGATGGAAACAGTGGTGTATGCGCGTGAATTCCTTTTTATGAAGGAGTTGTATGATAAAGGCGAGCTGGGCAGGGTCCAGTTCCTGAAAGCCAGTCACCAGCAGGATATGAATGGATGGCCTAACTATTGGCCGGGGCTTCCCCCAATGTATTATGCCACGCATTGCGTTGGGCCTGTATTGGCTTTAACAAGGGCTGAAGCAGAATATGTTTCCTGTTTCGGATCCGGTGAGATCAATAAAGAACTGCATCAATATTATAATTCTCCTTTTGCAATAGAAAGCACACATATTAAGTTCAGGAATTCGGATATCAGTGCACACATCTACCGTTCTCTTTTTGATACAGCAAGGCAGTACAGGGAAAGCTTTGAAGTATATGGCTCACT includes the following:
- a CDS encoding alpha/beta hydrolase, yielding MKAYLLLLIATLLIQASSAQDLPQKKDSIYSAILQEQRSLQVILPSNYNPSQVYDVLYVIDGEWNTLTFYNIRRYLQAVGFAPPAIIVGVPNTYKDDINMRDRDFLPTQVKNTPFSGGAANFLSFFKTELIPYINKTYHPGGESILFGASFGGTFVMYALLTDPDVFKAYLCSDPAFWWDNRYLVKLAGEKLPQAKLNARMLFIGGRAGKAAESMGIAAMDSVLRATKPAGLAWKVSGYEGETHNSVTFKTNYDALKFTYGGYTKNMQLFGIHGGIVLPEKPITISLYAENLDIRYTNDSTLPAKEWIPVDTRLVVTNPDHMTVRSFSPSGRYTANIPLHLRSGTTLAPAKKKPAPLHFAYFDLTAKNRKPVKTGHVDATFQLKEAGLPSFECLVEGALTIPDKSYYVLQLDDGEGSEVYINDTLRVKQPVGVKRQSIILPLDKGVYALKIKLIQAASQPLPRFFVFKSTDGQDEWWNNVIFKL
- a CDS encoding M48 family metallopeptidase, whose protein sequence is MFPGKYYDHQTAQAIPANIQLFVESLQLELPGGKKLHWLFTEITVEVVDRNFIRITAEGTLEVNDPVFVKTFLQKYKYTRSAGLHQLALRGGLKATLIVLLVIAGILLSGHFYVLPWCVNRVVDRLPLSFDKELGDLAAQSIHETSDPAGSQILRNFAHQIQWDTQDTLSFSIVKSDIENAYALPGGRIVVYTGLLEKLHTSDQLAALLSHEVAHVTHRHSVKKLCRDMSTTMLVSIALGSAGGATNTLYANASSLYSLTYSRQYEQEADLMGMETLRRNHINQLGMLQLMQVLQQLDQQTNIPEFVRTHPLTDNRVNYVRKGIAEHPAAFKKNAQMEELFRQLRQRYSK
- a CDS encoding YjgN family protein; this encodes MQQPNSRQGDVLNTPSLSFHGSGETYFGILIVNMLLMVVTLGFYYPWAKAKELQFLYSSTEMEGSRFSWNGTGAEIFKGFIKAVGIFAALITIVYIFNAMGLPFLSVLVYLVSLLLLVPYAIHGSTRYHWSRTAWRSIRFGYRGDRNEFIKLFIKEMLLTLVTLGIYGSWAAMNIRNYVMSHLRFGSGEFYYEGDGWEYFKMNIKGYFLTLFTLGIYIFWWQADIFRYSIDHMRLLHGNKSYNFQSKATGGGFAGLLIVNMLIFIFTLGFGFAWIQVRTIKFLLANVEIDGDISLADLQQTEEEYRNAMGEDLADILDLGVI
- a CDS encoding YceI family protein translates to MTHWKIDESHSEIGFKVKHLMITNVSGYFTQFSGSIQTASDDFHDATITFEAATDSINTQNKQRDEHLRNGDFFDTEKFPKINFVSTKVKKITDEQYKLLGELTIKGQTHPIELEVTRNGYTVDPWGQEKAGFALKGRLHRTDYGLRWNATTEAGGIVLSDEVKLNMEIQLVKSNN
- a CDS encoding LLM class flavin-dependent oxidoreductase; this translates as MEIGIDSFAARFSEKAGNALNDQDAMNQLLERIEFADRSNLDIFGIGEHHRKGFLDSAPSMILAAAAARTKRIRLTSAVTVLSAIDPVRAFQNYATLDLISNGRAEMVVGRGSFTDAFPLFGYSLQDYDALFTEKLDLLLKIRDNEFVTWSGKFRPALRNQPVYPRPAQEKLPVWLGVGGTPQSFVRAGTLGLPLMVAIIGGETHRFRPLIDLYREAGKKAGHSPEDLKVGLHSLGYVANTTEEAFEDFYPGYAASMTEVGKERGWPPMTRERFYSQAGPTGALLVGSVEEVAEKVLRHAEALGGISRLTFQMDSAELSHEKLMESIGLIGTKLKPLVV
- a CDS encoding AraC family transcriptional regulator codes for the protein MKHVFHKSEIPLSQIFVVRRLQENHFDPIWHAHSEYQLFVVLEGTGTRFIGDSIKAFKPGELIFTGPHLPHLWRSDEAYFGKNASLKTDGIVIYFNEHFLGDHMMDKEEMIALKKLFDRAGRGLEFFGGPREQIISMMQELTGMKGLQSVIQLLQILAIMAGTKEYDYISSRAYELENNPGEADRMNIVYDYVLKNFRRKILLEELSELLHMTPTSFSRYFTTKNNKPFSRFVSEIRIKHACKLLTETDAPIAHICYECGFNTLSNFNKQFKEFMLRKPAEYKKAFLSI
- a CDS encoding PVC-type heme-binding CxxCH protein, whose protein sequence is MLWKVNFTASVCLIIAPLLFISAGKQHSSDVPRRLEILFLGHKSKHHDSEKLAEIFTKEYFKDGINISYTTDPNDLNEANLKWYDGLIVYANHDSITKPQETALLNFVRSGKGFIPLHSASYCFRNSPEVVEMIGGQFKSHQYDSFPAVILKPEHPVMKGITAFVTKDETYVHDKISKNIEVLTERVEGTHHEPYTWVRPYGKGRVFYTAYGHDDNTFNNPGFLALVKNGILWAVGDEARANLSSYKIAQPVYVDGPVPNYEKRDPAPKVQLPLTPEESMSLIQVPVGFGLQLFAAEPDIVNPIYMNWDEKGRLWVIETVDYPNEIKNDDEGDDRIKICEDTDGDGKADKFTIFADKLNIPTSFTFVNGGIIVSQAPSFLFLKDTNGDDKADIRQPMVHGWGKSDTHAQASNLRYGVDNKIWGVVGYSGFKGKSGKDSLRFSQGVYRFDPDGKGLEYISSTSNNTWGLGFSEEFDVFISTANNTHSGFMGIPNRYFEKAKLRSGGVEKIDAHYAMHVATKNLRQVDVFGGFTAAAGHSLYTARTFPQEYWNRIAFVTEPTGRLIHKHVLKQVGAGFKEDGDDWNMLVSADEWAGPIQAEVGPDGALWVTDWYDFIIQHNPTPAPDWGGYKAENGKGNAYINPLRDHERGRIYRIYNKNNDQKNTTQLSKSDTEGLIKALSSDNMFWRLTAQRLLIEDKNKTVLPALYKIIQDKELDGAGINAPAIHALWTLKGLQALDGTNPQALAVAAGALNHPSAGVRRAAIQVLPASPATFLAIQKAKLFEDKDLRVRLAAVLATTEMKPSAAIGNVLVNMAEQEENTDDTWLKQALTISGKLNQETFRAAFRKRGLNENPALIQASVAQRLAFGERLSSLSLRRARPGNDAPAPEVADKELLLSGNIETRQGAALNGVVAAQGNKANGYGLYVLNNKMHFVVNQDGKAFEAVSTGDLPSNLSFKAGLQKNGTMQLIINDKEAATAKATGLFKKELSLPLRVGYDNSKGDDRVAGYPDSLFFLNANLVNARLETLAGLTSATATTDKDVKIDRTIVVKVIKDVMKYDQQLITVKAGITIQFVFQNTDFMQHNFLLVKPNTKEKVGAAADKLAQDPNGVKMQYVPKIPEVLLSTPLVNPGGKFTATFKIPATPGDYPYICTFPGHWRIMNGILRVTK
- a CDS encoding sugar phosphate isomerase/epimerase family protein translates to MALPVRFGVSTWLWTSPFSTASIHELFPKIASMGFDVVEIAVEDPALIDVKAVQEALVKYNLKANICGAFGPSRDLTHEDPAVHQNCFTYIAACLDICVALGTDFFGGPMYSAVGKARMIPPEQRKKEWDLAVQNLRIVCDMAAARGLSIALEPLNRFESDLVNTTEDVLRLVKDIQHPAAGIMLDGFHMSIEERDVEQAILAAGDKLIHLQVSENYRGTPGTGQTPWLAYRKGLEAINYTGTVTIESFTPANQELAGAVCFWHPMAESQDGFATEGLRFLKDWAK
- a CDS encoding Gfo/Idh/MocA family protein, translated to MINIAIVGLGFGAEFIPIYQRHPDVHMYAICQRNEEKLNETGDAWGVEKRYTDYDKLLKDPAVHAVHINTPIPDHAIQSIKALKAGKHVACTVPMATTVDECRQIVELVKETGLTYMMMETVVYAREFLFMKELYDKGELGRVQFLKASHQQDMNGWPNYWPGLPPMYYATHCVGPVLALTRAEAEYVSCFGSGEINKELHQYYNSPFAIESTHIKFRNSDISAHIYRSLFDTARQYRESFEVYGSLKSVEWPLIEGNPLVVHTGGKPEPEIPEEVHSPDYARLLPEAIQRFTTKGVYDTDDHQHLSFTQGAGHGGSHPHLVHEFVSALVQKRSPYPNAVQSANITCVGILAHESAMQGGLRIDLPAFTFEKK